In one Burkholderiales bacterium GJ-E10 genomic region, the following are encoded:
- a CDS encoding queuine tRNA-ribosyltransferase: MTVPFEVVCRDGAARRARLTLAHGVVETPAFMPVGTYGTVKAMMPAELVDLGAQIVLGNTFHLWLRPGTEVVRKHGGLHRFMGWERPILTDSGGFQVFSLGALRKVTEEGVRFRSPIDGAALFLTPEEAMRIQTALDSDIAMIFDECTPYWIDKPGQEGRPATATEAAASMRLSLRWARRSREEFDRLGNRNALFGIVQGGMYADLRDESREGLVRLGFDGYAIGGLSVGEPKEEMLRILAHTAPQLPPDRPRYLMGVGTPEDLLAAIAEGIDMFDCVLPTRNARNGWLFTRHGDIKIRNAVHRDDTRPLDPDCGCPTCRGFSRAYLHHLQRSNEILGARLNTIHNLHYYLDLMARARAAIEAGRFQEFAQEERRQRAAGLER, encoded by the coding sequence ATGACCGTGCCGTTCGAAGTCGTGTGCCGCGATGGCGCCGCGCGACGCGCCCGCCTGACGCTGGCCCACGGCGTGGTGGAAACGCCGGCGTTCATGCCGGTGGGAACCTACGGCACCGTGAAGGCGATGATGCCCGCCGAACTGGTCGACCTCGGCGCGCAGATCGTCCTGGGCAACACCTTCCACCTCTGGCTGCGCCCGGGCACGGAGGTCGTGCGCAAGCACGGCGGGCTGCACCGCTTCATGGGCTGGGAGCGCCCCATCCTCACCGACTCCGGCGGCTTCCAGGTATTTTCGCTGGGGGCGCTGCGCAAGGTGACCGAGGAAGGCGTGCGCTTCCGCTCGCCGATCGACGGCGCCGCGCTCTTCCTCACGCCGGAGGAAGCGATGCGCATCCAGACGGCGCTCGATTCCGACATCGCGATGATCTTCGACGAGTGCACGCCATACTGGATCGACAAGCCCGGGCAGGAAGGGCGGCCGGCGACGGCGACGGAAGCGGCGGCATCGATGCGGCTCTCCCTGCGCTGGGCGCGGCGCAGCCGCGAGGAGTTCGACCGCCTGGGCAACCGCAACGCGCTCTTCGGCATCGTGCAGGGAGGCATGTACGCCGACCTGCGCGACGAGTCGCGCGAAGGGCTGGTGCGCCTGGGATTCGACGGCTACGCCATCGGGGGGCTGTCGGTGGGCGAACCCAAGGAGGAAATGCTGCGCATCCTGGCGCACACCGCGCCGCAGCTGCCGCCGGACCGGCCGCGCTACCTGATGGGGGTCGGCACGCCGGAGGACCTGCTGGCGGCGATCGCCGAGGGCATCGACATGTTCGATTGCGTGCTGCCGACGCGCAACGCGCGCAACGGCTGGCTCTTCACGCGCCACGGCGACATCAAGATCCGCAACGCCGTGCACCGCGACGACACGCGGCCGCTCGACCCCGACTGCGGCTGCCCGACCTGCCGCGGCTTCTCCCGGGCCTACCTGCACCACCTGCAGCGCAGCAACGAAATCCTGGGCGCGCGGCTCAACACCATCCACAACCTGCACTACTACCTAGACCTGATGGCGCGGGCGCGGGCGGCGATCGAGGCGGGACGGTTCCAGGAGTTCGCCCAGGAAGAACGGCGGCAGCGCGCGGCGGGGCTTGAACGGTAA
- a CDS encoding choline dehydrogenase-like flavoprotein, with protein sequence MRYDLNVADVREASRGEFDVCIVGAGAAGITLTNELKRHGYRIALCEGGSDHFSEESQDCYKGKVVGDPYLTLDGSRLRFLGGSTNHWGGWCRPFTEIDFRRDYLGPEYKWPIEYRDLHPYLGRACDILEIHNDFDYPGQQGEIVRKFKFQFSPPVRFRGKYEQELTESRHATLFLDANLIDIAGDRDSGGGRISSARFRSYTGKEMTIRARRFVFAMGGIENSRFLLWFAQRHGDRFFDPRAPIGKYWMEHPHFTLGKAIVGFQTGKVRFYHLSDREQIRLRILGCGLRLDLQPEGGTDEMMKELSCAAPKLGRKVAALAEKNLVCGVRFRAAWEQAPVISNAVELGRAHDHFGIPRVDLHWKKHPIDRRTLNETVRVFNDWLLRDDLGRIQLRDWMVHDLDYPARGEIAGNHHMGGTRMAESVRYGVVDGNCKVFGSENLYIAGSSIYTTSGFGNPTLPIVQFALRLADHLKQTEAPIA encoded by the coding sequence ATGCGGTACGATCTGAACGTCGCCGACGTCCGCGAGGCGTCGCGCGGGGAGTTCGACGTCTGCATCGTCGGCGCGGGCGCGGCGGGCATCACCCTGACCAACGAATTGAAGCGGCACGGCTACCGCATCGCACTTTGCGAAGGCGGCAGCGATCACTTCTCCGAAGAGTCCCAGGATTGCTACAAAGGCAAGGTCGTCGGTGACCCGTACCTGACGCTCGATGGATCGCGGCTGCGTTTCCTGGGCGGCAGCACGAACCACTGGGGCGGCTGGTGCCGGCCGTTCACGGAAATCGACTTTCGGCGCGACTACCTGGGTCCGGAGTACAAGTGGCCGATCGAATACCGGGATCTGCATCCCTACCTCGGCAGGGCCTGCGACATCCTGGAAATCCACAACGATTTCGACTATCCCGGGCAGCAGGGCGAGATCGTCCGGAAGTTCAAGTTCCAGTTCTCGCCGCCGGTCCGGTTTCGCGGCAAGTACGAACAGGAACTGACGGAATCCCGGCACGCGACGCTGTTCCTCGATGCCAATCTGATCGACATCGCCGGGGACCGCGACAGTGGGGGCGGCCGGATCTCGTCGGCCCGGTTCCGCAGTTACACCGGCAAGGAAATGACGATTCGCGCCCGGCGGTTCGTGTTCGCCATGGGCGGAATCGAAAATTCGCGCTTTCTGCTCTGGTTCGCGCAGCGGCACGGCGACCGGTTTTTCGATCCCCGCGCGCCGATCGGCAAGTACTGGATGGAGCACCCGCACTTCACCCTGGGCAAGGCGATCGTCGGCTTCCAGACCGGGAAGGTCCGGTTCTACCACCTCAGCGACCGCGAGCAGATCCGGCTGCGCATCCTCGGTTGCGGCCTGCGGCTGGATCTGCAGCCGGAGGGGGGGACCGACGAGATGATGAAGGAGTTGAGTTGTGCCGCGCCCAAGCTGGGCAGGAAGGTGGCGGCGCTGGCGGAGAAGAATCTGGTCTGCGGGGTCCGCTTCCGGGCGGCCTGGGAGCAGGCGCCGGTGATCTCGAACGCCGTCGAACTCGGGCGCGCGCACGATCACTTCGGTATTCCCCGGGTCGATCTGCACTGGAAGAAGCATCCGATCGACCGGCGCACCCTCAACGAAACCGTGCGGGTGTTCAACGACTGGCTGCTGCGCGACGACCTGGGGCGGATCCAGTTGCGGGATTGGATGGTCCACGACCTGGACTATCCGGCGCGGGGCGAGATCGCCGGTAACCACCACATGGGCGGCACCCGCATGGCCGAATCGGTGCGCTACGGGGTGGTCGACGGCAATTGCAAGGTGTTCGGCTCCGAAAATCTCTACATCGCCGGCTCGTCGATCTACACCACGTCGGGTTTCGGCAACCCGACGCTGCCCATCGTGCAGTTCGCCTTGCGGCTGGCGGATCACCTCAAGCAGACCGAGGCGCCGATCGCATAG
- a CDS encoding YajC protein, producing MLPFITDAYAQTAAPAAQQPSWMPMVILTAMMLVMYALLIRPQAKKQREQKAMNEALAKGDEVVTSGGLIGRITELTPQYMTLQVGSVGDKPVTITVLRSSVQTLLPKGTMKSLN from the coding sequence ATGCTGCCGTTCATCACCGACGCCTACGCCCAGACCGCCGCCCCCGCCGCGCAACAGCCGAGCTGGATGCCGATGGTCATCCTGACCGCCATGATGCTCGTCATGTACGCCCTGCTGATCCGCCCCCAGGCGAAGAAACAGCGGGAGCAGAAGGCCATGAACGAGGCGCTGGCCAAGGGCGACGAAGTGGTCACTTCGGGCGGCCTGATCGGCCGCATCACCGAATTGACCCCGCAGTACATGACCCTGCAGGTGGGATCGGTCGGCGACAAGCCGGTCACGATCACCGTGCTGCGCAGTTCCGTGCAGACGCTCCTGCCCAAGGGAACCATGAAGTCCCTCAACTGA
- a CDS encoding preprotein translocase subunit SecD — translation MNRYPLWKYLIIVVALAFGVLYTIPNFFGDAPAVQIASVKATVHADTTLLSTVQQILTQDKVAQQGITLDVVGQNPTIRVRFADTDTQNRARELLDKALNPDPSDPTYVVAPNLIPRTPGWLQRIHALPMYLGLDLRGGVHFLMQVDLNAAVAHRMEGIRNDLRATLRNKDIRNAGMRMTGGILEIAFRDAAARDKAISAIEDANRDLVARAGGSTLEPTAIVSLTPAARTQVRDNALKQNITTLKNRINELGVSEPIIQQQGTDRIVVELPGVQDTARAKSIIGRTATLEAHLVDVSAEGIAAVNGSVPPPFGSERFTVGNDAPVVVKKDVIFSGEQLEGAQATFDDQQRPAVAVTLNDAAGQLMREITRANLHKPMAVILFEKGRGEVLTVATIQSEFGSRFQITGVGTPEMANDLALLLRAGSLAAPMDIIEERLIGPSLGAANIAAGLHSTEVGFAIVSLFMIAYYMVFGLVSATSLAINLMLLVALLSLLQATLTLPGIAAIAFTLGMAIDSNVLINERVREELRKGAAPQHAIAQGYDRAFATIIDSNVTTLIAGVFLFMLGSGPVRGFAVVHVLGILTSIFSAVFISRGMINLIYGSRRRLQSIAIGQVWRPDAGTTTTKK, via the coding sequence ATGAACCGCTACCCGCTCTGGAAGTATCTGATCATCGTCGTCGCACTCGCATTCGGGGTGCTCTACACGATCCCCAACTTCTTCGGGGACGCGCCGGCCGTGCAGATCGCCTCGGTCAAGGCCACGGTCCATGCCGACACGACCCTCCTCAGCACGGTGCAGCAGATCCTGACGCAGGACAAGGTCGCGCAGCAAGGCATCACGCTCGACGTCGTCGGGCAGAACCCGACGATCCGCGTGCGCTTCGCCGACACCGACACCCAGAACCGCGCCCGGGAACTGCTCGACAAGGCGCTCAATCCCGATCCCAGCGATCCGACCTACGTCGTCGCACCCAATCTGATCCCGCGCACCCCGGGTTGGCTGCAGCGCATCCATGCGCTGCCGATGTACCTCGGCCTCGACCTGCGCGGCGGCGTGCACTTCCTCATGCAGGTCGACCTCAACGCGGCGGTGGCCCACCGCATGGAGGGCATCCGCAACGATCTGCGCGCCACCCTGCGCAACAAGGACATCCGCAACGCCGGCATGCGCATGACGGGCGGAATCCTGGAAATCGCGTTCCGTGACGCGGCAGCCCGCGACAAGGCGATCTCGGCGATCGAGGACGCGAACCGCGACCTCGTCGCCCGCGCCGGCGGCTCGACGCTGGAGCCCACCGCGATCGTTTCGCTGACGCCGGCCGCCCGGACCCAGGTGCGCGACAACGCGCTCAAGCAGAACATCACCACGCTGAAGAACCGGATCAACGAACTTGGCGTCTCCGAGCCGATCATCCAGCAGCAGGGGACGGACCGCATCGTGGTGGAACTGCCCGGCGTGCAGGACACCGCGCGGGCCAAGAGCATCATCGGCCGTACCGCCACGCTCGAAGCCCATCTGGTGGACGTCAGCGCCGAGGGCATCGCCGCCGTCAACGGTTCGGTGCCGCCCCCGTTCGGCTCCGAGCGCTTCACCGTCGGCAACGATGCGCCGGTGGTGGTGAAGAAGGACGTGATCTTCTCCGGCGAGCAGCTGGAAGGCGCCCAGGCGACGTTCGACGACCAGCAGCGGCCCGCCGTGGCGGTGACGCTCAATGACGCGGCCGGTCAGTTGATGCGGGAAATCACGCGCGCCAACCTGCACAAGCCGATGGCCGTGATCCTGTTCGAAAAAGGCCGCGGCGAGGTGCTTACCGTTGCGACGATCCAGTCCGAATTCGGATCGCGCTTCCAGATCACCGGGGTGGGAACGCCCGAAATGGCCAACGATCTTGCCCTGCTCCTGCGCGCGGGCTCGCTCGCCGCGCCGATGGACATCATCGAGGAACGGCTGATCGGGCCGAGCCTGGGCGCGGCGAACATCGCCGCGGGCCTGCATTCGACCGAGGTCGGGTTCGCGATCGTCTCGCTCTTCATGATCGCCTACTACATGGTCTTCGGGCTGGTGTCGGCGACCTCGCTGGCGATCAACCTGATGCTGCTCGTCGCGCTGCTGTCGTTGCTGCAGGCGACCCTCACGCTGCCCGGCATCGCCGCCATCGCCTTCACGCTCGGCATGGCGATCGACTCGAACGTGCTGATCAACGAGCGCGTCCGCGAAGAGTTGCGCAAGGGCGCCGCGCCGCAGCATGCGATCGCGCAGGGCTACGACCGGGCGTTCGCCACCATCATCGACTCCAACGTCACCACCCTCATCGCCGGCGTGTTCCTGTTCATGCTCGGTTCGGGGCCGGTGCGGGGCTTCGCCGTGGTGCACGTTCTGGGCATCCTGACCTCGATCTTCTCCGCGGTGTTCATCTCGCGGGGGATGATCAACCTGATCTACGGCTCGCGCCGGCGCCTGCAGTCGATCGCCATCGGGCAGGTCTGGCGGCCGGACGCGGGCACGACGACGACGAAGAAGTAG
- a CDS encoding protein-export membrane protein SecF, which yields MEFFRIRRTIPFMRYAPILNGISLASFLVAVGFLIFRGLNLSIEFTGGTEMEVFYRAPVNLEEVRREIAKVEPGDFEVQSFGSSEDVLIRLPAHKGFTSGQQAERVFAALTAVPSAGEAGACTALHQQYAKFVALPAAQRTAALSSALSEAEKNLSGQCTELRRVEFVGPQVGSELAENGSIALAMVVLGIMIYLAFRFEKKFSIAAIVANLHDVVLVVGVFSIFRLEFSLPVLAAVLAVLGYSVNESVIIFDRVREHFRTMRKASVTEVIDSAITATMSRTVITHGATLTMTVTMLIFGGPALHNFALALTLGILFGVYSSVFVAAAIAKYLGVQRSDLVRPAKEERAV from the coding sequence ATGGAGTTTTTCCGTATCCGGCGAACGATTCCGTTCATGCGCTATGCGCCGATCCTGAACGGCATTTCGCTCGCCAGTTTTCTCGTCGCCGTGGGATTTCTCATCTTCCGCGGCCTCAACCTGTCGATCGAATTCACCGGCGGCACCGAGATGGAGGTGTTCTACCGCGCGCCGGTGAACCTCGAGGAGGTGCGCCGGGAAATCGCCAAGGTCGAACCCGGCGATTTCGAGGTGCAGAGCTTCGGGTCGTCCGAGGACGTGCTCATCCGGCTGCCCGCGCACAAGGGCTTCACCTCGGGCCAGCAGGCCGAGCGGGTCTTCGCCGCGCTCACCGCCGTGCCGTCGGCGGGGGAAGCGGGCGCCTGCACCGCGCTGCACCAGCAATATGCGAAATTCGTCGCGCTGCCGGCCGCGCAGCGCACGGCGGCGCTGTCGTCGGCGCTGAGCGAGGCCGAAAAGAACCTCTCCGGTCAGTGCACCGAACTGCGGCGGGTGGAATTCGTCGGCCCGCAGGTGGGTTCGGAACTGGCGGAAAACGGCAGCATCGCGCTGGCGATGGTGGTGCTCGGCATCATGATCTACCTCGCCTTCCGCTTCGAGAAGAAGTTTTCGATCGCGGCGATCGTCGCCAACCTGCACGACGTCGTGCTGGTGGTCGGGGTGTTCTCGATCTTCCGGCTGGAATTCTCGCTGCCGGTGCTGGCGGCGGTGCTCGCGGTGCTGGGCTACTCGGTCAACGAGTCCGTGATCATCTTCGACCGGGTGCGGGAGCATTTCCGCACCATGCGCAAGGCGAGCGTGACCGAGGTCATCGACTCGGCGATCACGGCGACCATGTCGCGCACCGTCATCACCCACGGCGCCACGCTCACCATGACGGTGACGATGCTGATCTTCGGCGGCCCGGCGCTGCACAATTTCGCGCTGGCGCTGACGCTGGGCATCCTGTTCGGCGTCTACTCGTCGGTGTTCGTCGCCGCGGCGATCGCGAAGTATCTGGGCGTTCAGCGCTCGGATCTGGTGCGGCCGGCGAAGGAGGAGCGGGCGGTCTGA
- a CDS encoding protein of unknown function (DUF1902), whose translation MPNLLFVRAEWDAEAGVWVATSDDVPGLATEAETMEALSAKLDEMIPELLDANGYPDGSEVSFELLARKFSVAHRRTPA comes from the coding sequence ATGCCGAATCTACTCTTCGTCCGCGCGGAGTGGGATGCCGAGGCCGGGGTGTGGGTTGCCACCTCGGACGATGTCCCCGGCTTGGCTACGGAGGCGGAAACCATGGAAGCCCTTTCCGCAAAGCTCGACGAAATGATCCCCGAGTTGCTCGATGCGAACGGATATCCGGACGGTTCCGAGGTTTCCTTTGAACTCCTGGCCCGCAAGTTCTCGGTTGCCCATCGCCGCACCCCAGCTTGA
- a CDS encoding YcfA family protein, translating into MGANFTPELKRLLTDAGCRFERAGKGDHEIWFSPHTGIRFPVDSRIKSRHTANAVLKQAGLPKRF; encoded by the coding sequence ATGGGCGCCAATTTCACGCCGGAGTTGAAACGCCTGCTGACGGATGCGGGATGCCGGTTCGAACGCGCCGGAAAAGGCGATCATGAGATCTGGTTCTCACCGCACACCGGAATCCGGTTTCCCGTCGACAGCAGAATCAAGTCCCGCCACACCGCCAACGCGGTACTCAAACAGGCGGGGCTGCCGAAGCGCTTCTGA
- a CDS encoding adenylosuccinate lyase, translating to MSESTSLPPSLPLSPLTAVSPLDGRYAAGAAALRGVFSEYAFMRARVRVEIEWLIGLTTLGMPQLPPFDAETTQTLRGLVDGFGVDDCAEIKAIEAETNHDVKAVEYWIRRRGAHLPALRDAAEFIHFACTSEDINNVSHALMLGAGRELLLADLRAIHAQVREKAHAHAAVPMLSRTHGQTATPTTVGKEFANFATRLADAIEAIAAVEPRGKMNGAVGNFNAHRVAAPEIDWEGFARGVVERLGLRFNTHTIQIEPHDWMAQLFDAMARANTVLIDMDRDLWGYISLGYFRQKLRPGEVGSSTMPHKVNPIDFENSEGNLGIANALLRHLAEKLPVSRWQRDLTDSTVLRNLGVAFGYCRIAYGACLRGLGKLEVNEAALAADLDRAWEVLAEPVQTVMRRYGVPEAYEKLKALTRGQAIDAARMQAFVRELPIPEDAKATLLGLTPATYLGKAEELARRC from the coding sequence TTGTCTGAATCCACTTCCCTGCCGCCGTCGCTCCCATTGTCGCCGTTGACCGCGGTATCCCCGCTCGATGGCCGCTACGCCGCGGGCGCGGCCGCATTGCGCGGCGTGTTTTCCGAATATGCGTTCATGCGGGCCCGCGTGCGCGTGGAGATCGAGTGGCTGATCGGCCTGACCACCCTGGGCATGCCGCAGTTGCCGCCGTTCGATGCCGAAACGACGCAGACCCTGCGCGGCCTCGTCGACGGGTTCGGCGTCGACGATTGCGCCGAAATCAAGGCGATCGAGGCGGAGACCAATCACGACGTCAAGGCAGTCGAGTACTGGATCCGGCGGCGCGGCGCGCATCTTCCCGCGCTGCGGGACGCGGCGGAGTTCATTCATTTCGCATGCACCTCCGAGGACATCAACAACGTTTCCCATGCGCTGATGCTGGGCGCGGGACGCGAACTGCTGCTGGCGGATCTGCGCGCCATCCATGCCCAGGTGCGGGAGAAGGCGCACGCCCATGCCGCGGTTCCGATGCTATCGCGGACCCATGGGCAGACCGCAACACCGACCACGGTAGGCAAGGAGTTCGCCAACTTCGCCACCCGCCTGGCCGACGCCATCGAGGCGATCGCAGCGGTGGAGCCGCGCGGCAAGATGAACGGTGCGGTGGGCAATTTCAACGCGCATCGCGTTGCGGCACCGGAGATCGACTGGGAGGGGTTCGCCCGCGGCGTCGTCGAGCGGCTGGGGTTGCGCTTCAACACGCACACCATCCAGATCGAACCGCATGACTGGATGGCGCAACTGTTCGATGCGATGGCCCGAGCCAATACCGTGCTGATCGACATGGACCGCGATCTCTGGGGGTATATCTCCCTGGGATATTTCCGCCAGAAGCTGCGCCCGGGCGAGGTGGGTTCCTCGACCATGCCGCACAAGGTCAACCCCATCGATTTCGAGAACTCGGAAGGCAATCTCGGCATCGCCAACGCCTTGCTGCGGCACCTCGCCGAGAAACTGCCGGTGTCGCGCTGGCAGCGCGATCTCACCGACTCGACGGTGCTGCGCAACCTCGGGGTCGCATTCGGATATTGCCGGATCGCCTATGGCGCCTGCCTGCGCGGACTGGGCAAGCTGGAAGTCAACGAGGCCGCGCTCGCCGCCGATCTCGACCGGGCCTGGGAAGTGCTCGCCGAGCCGGTGCAGACGGTGATGCGGCGCTACGGTGTTCCGGAAGCCTATGAAAAGCTCAAGGCCCTGACCCGCGGCCAGGCGATCGACGCCGCGCGGATGCAGGCGTTCGTGCGCGAACTGCCGATCCCGGAGGATGCCAAGGCGACGCTGCTGGGGTTGACGCCGGCGACGTATCTCGGCAAAGCCGAAGAGCTGGCGCGGCGCTGCTGA
- a CDS encoding putative glutathione S-transferase protein — protein MLKNIRLLASPTSPYARKVRIVMAEKRIECEIDMVDVWAPDSPIGRANPLGKVPCLIMDDGDAVFDSRVIAEYLDTLTPVGHLVPTTGRQRVAVKTWEALADGIIDAAVLVRVEHSQRPEAQRSQDWIDRQTGKIQSGLRAASEWLGEKSWCNDQHFSLADIALGVMLGYLDFRFAHIDWRAAHPNLALHYEKLAARPSFQETVPPQAT, from the coding sequence ATGCTGAAAAACATCCGACTGCTTGCCTCGCCCACCAGCCCTTACGCGCGCAAGGTTCGCATCGTCATGGCCGAGAAGCGCATCGAATGCGAGATCGACATGGTCGACGTCTGGGCACCGGACTCCCCGATCGGCCGAGCCAATCCGTTGGGGAAAGTCCCGTGCCTCATCATGGATGACGGCGATGCGGTATTCGACTCGCGGGTCATCGCCGAGTACCTCGACACGCTCACGCCGGTCGGCCATCTGGTCCCGACCACCGGCCGCCAGCGCGTCGCGGTCAAGACCTGGGAGGCGCTCGCCGACGGGATCATCGACGCGGCGGTGCTGGTGCGCGTGGAGCACAGCCAGCGCCCGGAGGCGCAACGGTCGCAGGACTGGATCGATCGCCAGACCGGCAAGATTCAAAGTGGCCTGCGGGCCGCGTCGGAGTGGCTGGGCGAGAAGAGTTGGTGCAACGACCAGCATTTCAGTCTTGCGGACATCGCGCTGGGCGTGATGCTGGGATACCTCGACTTCCGCTTCGCCCACATCGACTGGCGGGCGGCGCACCCCAATCTGGCGCTCCATTACGAAAAGCTGGCAGCGCGGCCGAGCTTCCAGGAAACCGTGCCACCGCAGGCGACCTAG
- a CDS encoding ring-hydroxylating dioxygenase, large terminal subunit has protein sequence MLHNGVASGGNIVCPIHRWTYSASGRLLGAPHASIQTVGAAALRPAHAGSAVYGRWQRALQAVCGPEPGPHGAIWLTYYPEEIAAFEREFVEAQQAAYMETCVEDDEIAERMDAGRRALWLRGDDEVGSYQSPMEDGMRHFHEWYRARMTATSP, from the coding sequence TATCGTCTGTCCGATCCACCGGTGGACCTACAGCGCCAGCGGGAGGCTGCTGGGTGCGCCGCACGCGTCGATCCAGACCGTCGGCGCGGCGGCGTTGCGCCCGGCCCATGCCGGCAGTGCGGTCTATGGGCGCTGGCAGCGGGCGCTGCAGGCGGTTTGCGGGCCGGAGCCCGGGCCGCACGGCGCGATCTGGCTGACCTACTACCCGGAGGAGATCGCCGCGTTCGAGCGCGAATTCGTCGAGGCGCAACAGGCGGCGTACATGGAAACCTGCGTCGAGGACGACGAGATCGCCGAACGAATGGACGCCGGACGGCGCGCGCTATGGTTGCGCGGGGATGACGAGGTCGGGTCGTATCAGAGTCCGATGGAGGACGGAATGCGGCATTTCCACGAGTGGTATCGGGCCAGGATGACGGCCACTTCCCCCTGA